In the genome of Deinococcus sedimenti, one region contains:
- a CDS encoding fimbrial biogenesis chaperone, producing the protein MRRAAGLLLLLGAAAAQGFSVSPTAFNLNPERTNTAQVRFENPSGGRMSFQVEVRRWSTRNGEHVYEPTRDVIVNPASFTLARGEAQVIRLGLLKKAGADELTYRVFVQQVSGDDVPTQTTGSEDAQMNVRQLVQLSLPVYVTPPASAARVAFQARVADQEVTLDLVNSGNAHQTYRVLNVQVGDRSVVLGSAAVLGRSTLSLPLGALGGARTVTVQFTDAAGKAGRETISIP; encoded by the coding sequence GTGAGGCGCGCGGCCGGGCTGCTGCTGCTGCTGGGCGCGGCGGCGGCACAGGGGTTCAGCGTGAGTCCCACGGCGTTCAACCTGAATCCGGAACGGACGAATACCGCTCAGGTGCGGTTCGAGAATCCCTCGGGCGGCCGCATGTCCTTTCAGGTGGAGGTCCGCAGGTGGTCCACGCGCAACGGTGAGCACGTGTACGAGCCGACGCGGGACGTGATCGTGAATCCGGCCTCGTTCACGCTGGCGCGTGGGGAGGCTCAGGTCATCCGGCTGGGCCTGCTGAAGAAGGCGGGGGCGGATGAACTGACGTACCGGGTGTTCGTGCAGCAGGTGTCCGGTGATGACGTGCCCACGCAGACGACCGGCTCGGAGGACGCGCAGATGAACGTCCGGCAGCTGGTGCAGCTGTCCCTGCCGGTGTACGTGACGCCGCCCGCCAGCGCGGCGCGCGTGGCCTTCCAGGCGCGCGTGGCGGATCAGGAGGTCACGCTGGACCTCGTGAACAGCGGCAACGCGCACCAGACCTACCGGGTGCTGAACGTGCAGGTCGGAGACCGCAGCGTGGTGCTGGGCAGCGCCGCGGTGCTGGGCCGCAGCACGCTGAGCCTGCCGCTGGGCGCACTGGGCGGGGCGCGGACCGTCACCGTGCAGTTCACGGACGCGGCCGGAAAGGCGGGTCGTGAGACGATCTCGATTCCCTGA